One Lutra lutra chromosome 18, mLutLut1.2, whole genome shotgun sequence genomic window carries:
- the KIF22 gene encoding kinesin-like protein KIF22 isoform X1 gives MDAGVMGQLRRREMASAISGAGRCRLSKVGAGRRPPPARVRVAVRLRPFVDGTDGTGDPPCVRGLDSCSLEIANWRNHQETLKYQFDAFYGEKSSQQDIYAGSVQPILRHLLEGQNASVLAYGPTGAGKTHTMLGSPEQPGVIPRALMDLLQLTREEGGEGRPWALSVTMSYLEIYQEKVLDLLDPASGDLVIREDCRGNILIPGLTQKPITSFAEFEQHFLPASRNRTVGATRLNQRSSRSHAVLLVKVEQRERLAPFRQREGKLYLIDLAGSEDNRRTGNKGLRLKESGAINSSLFVLGKVVDALNQGLPRVPYRDSKLTRLLQDSLGGSAHSILIANIAPERRFYLDTVSALNFAARSKEVINRPFTNESLQLRVLAPVKLSQKELLGPSEAKRARGPEEEETGSPEPLAAPASASQELSPLQKLSSMDPAVLERLLSLDRLLGSQGSQGTHGLNTPRRERMVLMKTMEEKDLEIERLKMKQKELEAKVLAQEAVDPKDKENSSPTMLRPLARRTVTVAKPLKKAVVMPLQLIQEQAASPNAEIHILKKKGRKRKLESLDASESEEKAEDCWELQISPELLAHGRQKILDLLNEGSARDLRSLQRIGQKKAQLIVGWRELHGPFSQVEDLERVEGISGKQMESFLKVSPRLGPLLSGLCPAPSFNAALPFPPVLQANILGLAASQR, from the exons gTGCTGGTCGCTGTCGGCTAAGCAAGGTGGGGGCTGGCCGGCGCCCACCTCCAGCTCGAGTTAGGGTGGCTGTGCGGCTGCGGCCATTTGTGGATGGGACAGACGGAACAGGGGATCCCCCTTGTGTGCGTGGCCTGGACAGCTGTTCCCTAGAGATTGCCAACTGGAGGAACCACCAGGAGACTCTCAAATACCA GTTTGATGCCTTCTATGGGGAGAAGAGCTCTCAGCAGGACATCTATGCTGGATCAGTGCAGCCCATCCTCAGGCACTTGCTGGAAGGGCAGAATGCCAGTGTGCTTGCCTATGGGCCCACAGGGGCAG GGAAGACGCACACAATGCTGGGCAGCCCAGAGCAACCGGGAGTGATTCCCCGGGCTCTCATGGACCTCCTACAGCTCACGAGGGAGGAGGGTGGCGAGGGCCGGCCATGGGCGCTCTCTGTCACTATGTCCTACTTAGAGATCTACCAGGAAAAG GTATTAGACCTCTTGGACCCTGCATCGGGAGACCTCGTGATCCGAGAAGACTGTCGGGGAAACATCCTGATTCCGGGCCTCACGCAGAAGCCCATCACCAGCTTTGCTGAGTTTGAGCAGCACTTCCTGCCAGCCAGTAGAAATCGGACCGTGGGAGCCACGCGGCTCAACCAGCGCTCCTCCCGCAGTCATGCTGTGCTCCTGGTTAAG GTGGAGCAGCGGGAGCGTCTGGCCCCATTTCGCCAGCGGGAGGGTAAACTCTACCTGATTGACTTGGCTGGCTCCGAGGACAACCGGCGCACAGGTAACAAGGGTCTGCGGCTGAAGGAAAGTGGAGCCATCAACTCCTCCCTCTTCGTACTGGGCAAGGTGGTGGACGCGCTGAACCAGGGCCTCCCTCGCGTGCCTTACCGAGACAGCAAGCTGACTCGCCTATTGCAG GattctctgggtggctcagcccacaGCATCCTCATTGCCAACATTGCCCCCGAGAGACGCTTCTACCTAGATACAGTCTCTGCGCTCAACTTTGCTGCCAGGTCCAAGGAGGTGATCAACCGGCCTTTTACCAATGAGAGTCTACAGCTTCGTG TCTTGGCACCCGTTAAACTGTCCCAGAAAGAACTGCTTGGCCCGTCAGAGGCAAAGAGAGCCCGTGGCCCTGAGGAAGAGGAGACTGGGAGTCCTGAGCCCCTAGCAGCTCCAGCCTCAGCCTCCCAGGAACTCAG CCCCCTACAGAAGCTAAGTAGCATGGACCCCGCTGTTCTGGAGCGCCTCCTAAGCTTGGACCGTCTGCTGGGCTCCCAGGGGAGCCAGGGGACCCACGGGCTGAACACCCCAAGGCGAGAGCGGATGGTGCTCATGAAGACAATGGAGGAGAAGGATTTGGAGATTGAG AGGCTTAAGATGAAGCAAAAAGAACTGGAAGCCAAGGTTCTGGCCCAGGAGGCTGTGGACCCAAAGGATAAAGAGAACTCATCTCCCACAATGCTCCGACCGCTTGCCCGCCGCACAGTCACTGTAGCAAAGCCCCTCAAAAAGGCTGTGGTGATGCCCTTACAACTGA TTCAGGAGCAGGCAGCATCCCCAAATGCTGAGATCCACATCCTGAAGAAGAAAGGCCGGAAGAGAAAG CTGGAGTCCCTGGATGCTTCAGAGTCAGAGGAGAAGGCTGAGGACTGCTGGGAGCTACAGATCAGCCCAGAGCTACTGGCTCATGGGCGCCAAAAAATATTAGATCTGCTGAATGAAGGCTCTGCCCGGGATCTGCGCAGCCTGCAGCGCATTGGCCAAAAGAAGGCCCAGCTCATCGTGGGCTGGAGGGAGCTCCATGGCCCCTTCAGCCAG GTGGAGGACCTGGAACGCGTGGAGGGCATATCCGGGAAACAGATGGAGTCATTCCTGAAGGTGAGCCCACGGCTTGGCCCTCTCCTCTCCGGCCTGTGCCCTGCCCCCAGCTTTAACGctgctctccccttccctcctgtctTGCAGGCGAACATCTTGGGTCTCGCCGCGAGCCAGCGCTGA
- the KIF22 gene encoding kinesin-like protein KIF22 isoform X2 encodes MDAGVMGQLRRREMASAISGAGRCRLSKVGAGRRPPPARVRVAVRLRPFVDGTDGTGDPPCVRGLDSCSLEIANWRNHQETLKYQFDAFYGEKSSQQDIYAGSVQPILRHLLEGQNASVLAYGPTGAGKTHTMLGSPEQPGVIPRALMDLLQLTREEGGEGRPWALSVTMSYLEIYQEKVLDLLDPASGDLVIREDCRGNILIPGLTQKPITSFAEFEQHFLPASRNRTVGATRLNQRSSRSHAVLLVKVEQRERLAPFRQREGKLYLIDLAGSEDNRRTGNKGLRLKESGAINSSLFVLGKVVDALNQGLPRVPYRDSKLTRLLQDSLGGSAHSILIANIAPERRFYLDTVSALNFAARSKEVINRPFTNESLQLRVLAPVKLSQKELLGPSEAKRARGPEEEETGSPEPLAAPASASQELSPLQKLSSMDPAVLERLLSLDRLLGSQGSQGTHGLNTPRRERMVLMKTMEEKDLEIERLKMKQKELEAKVLAQEAVDPKDKENSSPTMLRPLARRTVTVAKPLKKAVVMPLQLIQEQAASPNAEIHILKKKGRKRKLESLDASESEEKAEDCWELQISPELLAHGRQKILDLLNEGSARDLRSLQRIGQKKAQLIVGWRELHGPFSQVEDLERVEGISGKQMESFLKANILGLAASQR; translated from the exons gTGCTGGTCGCTGTCGGCTAAGCAAGGTGGGGGCTGGCCGGCGCCCACCTCCAGCTCGAGTTAGGGTGGCTGTGCGGCTGCGGCCATTTGTGGATGGGACAGACGGAACAGGGGATCCCCCTTGTGTGCGTGGCCTGGACAGCTGTTCCCTAGAGATTGCCAACTGGAGGAACCACCAGGAGACTCTCAAATACCA GTTTGATGCCTTCTATGGGGAGAAGAGCTCTCAGCAGGACATCTATGCTGGATCAGTGCAGCCCATCCTCAGGCACTTGCTGGAAGGGCAGAATGCCAGTGTGCTTGCCTATGGGCCCACAGGGGCAG GGAAGACGCACACAATGCTGGGCAGCCCAGAGCAACCGGGAGTGATTCCCCGGGCTCTCATGGACCTCCTACAGCTCACGAGGGAGGAGGGTGGCGAGGGCCGGCCATGGGCGCTCTCTGTCACTATGTCCTACTTAGAGATCTACCAGGAAAAG GTATTAGACCTCTTGGACCCTGCATCGGGAGACCTCGTGATCCGAGAAGACTGTCGGGGAAACATCCTGATTCCGGGCCTCACGCAGAAGCCCATCACCAGCTTTGCTGAGTTTGAGCAGCACTTCCTGCCAGCCAGTAGAAATCGGACCGTGGGAGCCACGCGGCTCAACCAGCGCTCCTCCCGCAGTCATGCTGTGCTCCTGGTTAAG GTGGAGCAGCGGGAGCGTCTGGCCCCATTTCGCCAGCGGGAGGGTAAACTCTACCTGATTGACTTGGCTGGCTCCGAGGACAACCGGCGCACAGGTAACAAGGGTCTGCGGCTGAAGGAAAGTGGAGCCATCAACTCCTCCCTCTTCGTACTGGGCAAGGTGGTGGACGCGCTGAACCAGGGCCTCCCTCGCGTGCCTTACCGAGACAGCAAGCTGACTCGCCTATTGCAG GattctctgggtggctcagcccacaGCATCCTCATTGCCAACATTGCCCCCGAGAGACGCTTCTACCTAGATACAGTCTCTGCGCTCAACTTTGCTGCCAGGTCCAAGGAGGTGATCAACCGGCCTTTTACCAATGAGAGTCTACAGCTTCGTG TCTTGGCACCCGTTAAACTGTCCCAGAAAGAACTGCTTGGCCCGTCAGAGGCAAAGAGAGCCCGTGGCCCTGAGGAAGAGGAGACTGGGAGTCCTGAGCCCCTAGCAGCTCCAGCCTCAGCCTCCCAGGAACTCAG CCCCCTACAGAAGCTAAGTAGCATGGACCCCGCTGTTCTGGAGCGCCTCCTAAGCTTGGACCGTCTGCTGGGCTCCCAGGGGAGCCAGGGGACCCACGGGCTGAACACCCCAAGGCGAGAGCGGATGGTGCTCATGAAGACAATGGAGGAGAAGGATTTGGAGATTGAG AGGCTTAAGATGAAGCAAAAAGAACTGGAAGCCAAGGTTCTGGCCCAGGAGGCTGTGGACCCAAAGGATAAAGAGAACTCATCTCCCACAATGCTCCGACCGCTTGCCCGCCGCACAGTCACTGTAGCAAAGCCCCTCAAAAAGGCTGTGGTGATGCCCTTACAACTGA TTCAGGAGCAGGCAGCATCCCCAAATGCTGAGATCCACATCCTGAAGAAGAAAGGCCGGAAGAGAAAG CTGGAGTCCCTGGATGCTTCAGAGTCAGAGGAGAAGGCTGAGGACTGCTGGGAGCTACAGATCAGCCCAGAGCTACTGGCTCATGGGCGCCAAAAAATATTAGATCTGCTGAATGAAGGCTCTGCCCGGGATCTGCGCAGCCTGCAGCGCATTGGCCAAAAGAAGGCCCAGCTCATCGTGGGCTGGAGGGAGCTCCATGGCCCCTTCAGCCAG GTGGAGGACCTGGAACGCGTGGAGGGCATATCCGGGAAACAGATGGAGTCATTCCTGAAG GCGAACATCTTGGGTCTCGCCGCGAGCCAGCGCTGA
- the MAZ gene encoding myc-associated zinc finger protein isoform X3: protein MDPGNWSSFIFQGHAQNPLQVGAELQSRFFASQGCAQSPFQAAPAPPPTPQPPAAEPLQVDLLPVLAAAQESAAAAAAAAAAAAAAAVAAAPPAPAAASTVDTAALKQPPAPPPPPPPVSAPAAEAAPPVSAATIAAAAATAVVAPTSTVAVAPVASALEKKTKSKGPYICALCAKEFKNGYNLRRHEAIHTGAKAGRVPSGAMKMPTMVPLSLLSVPQLSGAGGGGGEAGAGGGAAAVAAGGVVTTTASGKRIRKNHACEMCGKAFRDVYHLNRHKLSHSDEKPYQCPVCQQRFKRKDRMSYHVRSHDGAVHKPYNCSHCGKSFSRPDHLNSHVRQVHSTERPFKCEKCEAAFATKDRLRAHTVRHEEKVPCHVCGKMLSSAYISDHMKVHSQGPHHVCELCNKGTGEVCPMAAAAAAAAAAAAAAAVAAPPTAVGSLSGAEGVPVSSQPLPSQPW from the exons atGGATCCCGGCAACTGGAGCAGCTTCATCTTCCAG GGTCACGCCCAGAACCCCCTGCAGGTCGGGGCTGAGCTCCAGTCCCGCTTCTTTGCCTCCCAGGGCTGCGCCCAGAGTCCATTCCAG GCCGCGCCGGCGCCCCCACCCACGCCCCAGCCCCCGGCGGCCGAGCCCCTCCAGGTGGACTTGCTCCCGGTTCTCGCCGCCGCCCAGGAgtccgccgccgccgcggccgccgccgccgccgccgctgccgccgccgccgtcgctgCTGCGCCCCCGGCCCCGGCCGCCGCCTCCACAGTGGACACAGCGGCTCTAAAGCAGCCGCcggcgcccccgccgccgcccccgccggtGTCGGCGCCCGCGGCCGAGGCCGCGCCTCCTGTTTCTGCCGCCACCATCGCCGCAGCCGCGGCCACCGCCGTCGTAGCCCCAACCTCGACGGTCGCCGTGGCCCCGGTCGCCTCTGCCTTGGAGAAGAAGACAAAGAGCAAGGGGCCCTACATCTGCGCTCTGTGCGCCAAGGAGTTCAAGAACGGCTACAATCTCCGGAGGCACGAGGCCATCCACACGGGAGCCAAGGCCGGCCGGGTCCCCTCGGGTGCTATGAAGATGCCCACCATGGTGCCCCTGAGCCTCCTGAGCGTGCCCCAGCTGAGCGGcgccggcgggggagggggagaagcggGTGCGGGCGGCGGAGCGGCCGCCGTGGCCGCGGGCGGCGTGGTCACCACCACCGCCTCGGGCAAGCGCATTCGGAAGAACCACGCCTGCGAGATGTGCGGCAAGGCCTTCCGCGACGTCTACCACCTGAACCGACACAAGCTGTCGCACTCGGACGAGAAGCCCTACCAGTGCCCGGTGTGCCAGCAGCGCTTCAAGCGCAAGGACCGCATGAGCTACCACGTGCGCTCACATGACGGCGCTGTGCACAAGCCCTACAACTGCTCCCACTGTGGCAAGAGCTTCTCCCG GCCGGATCACCTCAACAGTCACGTCAGACAAGTGCACTCAACAGAACGGCCCTTCAAGTGCGAG aaaTGTGAGGCAGCTTTTGCTACGAAGGACCGACTGCGGGCGCACACAGTACGACATGAGGAGAAGGTGCCGTGTCACGTGTGTGGCAAGATGCTGAGCTCGGCTTATATTTCGGACCACATGAAGGTGCACAGCCAGGGCCCTCACCATgtctgtgagctctgcaacaaaG GTACCGGTGAGGTCTGTCCTatggcggcagcggcggcggcggcggcggcagcagcagcggcggcagcagTGGCAGCCCCCCCCACAGCTGTGGGCTCCCTCTCGGGGGCTGAGGGGGTGCCTGTGAGCTCTCAGCCacttccctcccagcc
- the MAZ gene encoding myc-associated zinc finger protein isoform X2 has translation MDPGNWSSFIFQGHAQNPLQVGAELQSRFFASQGCAQSPFQAAPAPPPTPQPPAAEPLQVDLLPVLAAAQESAAAAAAAAAAAAAAAVAAAPPAPAAASTVDTAALKQPPAPPPPPPPVSAPAAEAAPPVSAATIAAAAATAVVAPTSTVAVAPVASALEKKTKSKGPYICALCAKEFKNGYNLRRHEAIHTGAKAGRVPSGAMKMPTMVPLSLLSVPQLSGAGGGGGEAGAGGGAAAVAAGGVVTTTASGKRIRKNHACEMCGKAFRDVYHLNRHKLSHSDEKPYQCPVCQQRFKRKDRMSYHVRSHDGAVHKPYNCSHCGKSFSRPDHLNSHVRQVHSTERPFKCEKCEAAFATKDRLRAHTVRHEEKVPCHVCGKMLSSAYISDHMKVHSQGPHHVCELCNKGFTTAAYLRIHAVKDHGLQAPRADRILCKLCSVHCKTPAQLAGHMQTHLGGAAPPVPGDAPQPQPTC, from the exons atGGATCCCGGCAACTGGAGCAGCTTCATCTTCCAG GGTCACGCCCAGAACCCCCTGCAGGTCGGGGCTGAGCTCCAGTCCCGCTTCTTTGCCTCCCAGGGCTGCGCCCAGAGTCCATTCCAG GCCGCGCCGGCGCCCCCACCCACGCCCCAGCCCCCGGCGGCCGAGCCCCTCCAGGTGGACTTGCTCCCGGTTCTCGCCGCCGCCCAGGAgtccgccgccgccgcggccgccgccgccgccgccgctgccgccgccgccgtcgctgCTGCGCCCCCGGCCCCGGCCGCCGCCTCCACAGTGGACACAGCGGCTCTAAAGCAGCCGCcggcgcccccgccgccgcccccgccggtGTCGGCGCCCGCGGCCGAGGCCGCGCCTCCTGTTTCTGCCGCCACCATCGCCGCAGCCGCGGCCACCGCCGTCGTAGCCCCAACCTCGACGGTCGCCGTGGCCCCGGTCGCCTCTGCCTTGGAGAAGAAGACAAAGAGCAAGGGGCCCTACATCTGCGCTCTGTGCGCCAAGGAGTTCAAGAACGGCTACAATCTCCGGAGGCACGAGGCCATCCACACGGGAGCCAAGGCCGGCCGGGTCCCCTCGGGTGCTATGAAGATGCCCACCATGGTGCCCCTGAGCCTCCTGAGCGTGCCCCAGCTGAGCGGcgccggcgggggagggggagaagcggGTGCGGGCGGCGGAGCGGCCGCCGTGGCCGCGGGCGGCGTGGTCACCACCACCGCCTCGGGCAAGCGCATTCGGAAGAACCACGCCTGCGAGATGTGCGGCAAGGCCTTCCGCGACGTCTACCACCTGAACCGACACAAGCTGTCGCACTCGGACGAGAAGCCCTACCAGTGCCCGGTGTGCCAGCAGCGCTTCAAGCGCAAGGACCGCATGAGCTACCACGTGCGCTCACATGACGGCGCTGTGCACAAGCCCTACAACTGCTCCCACTGTGGCAAGAGCTTCTCCCG GCCGGATCACCTCAACAGTCACGTCAGACAAGTGCACTCAACAGAACGGCCCTTCAAGTGCGAG aaaTGTGAGGCAGCTTTTGCTACGAAGGACCGACTGCGGGCGCACACAGTACGACATGAGGAGAAGGTGCCGTGTCACGTGTGTGGCAAGATGCTGAGCTCGGCTTATATTTCGGACCACATGAAGGTGCACAGCCAGGGCCCTCACCATgtctgtgagctctgcaacaaaG GCTTCACCACAGCAGCATACCTGCGCATCCACGCGGTGAAGGACCACGGGCTCCAGGCCCCGCGGGCTGACCGCATCCTGTGCAAGCTGTGCAGCGTGCACTGCAAGACCCCTGCCCAGCTGGCCGGCCACATGCAGACCCATCTGGGGGGGGCCGCCCCCCCTGTCCCGGGAGACGCCCCCCAGCCACAGCCCACCTGCTGA
- the MAZ gene encoding myc-associated zinc finger protein isoform X1 — MFPVFPCTLLAPPFPVLGLDSRGVGGLMNSFPPPQGHAQNPLQVGAELQSRFFASQGCAQSPFQAAPAPPPTPQPPAAEPLQVDLLPVLAAAQESAAAAAAAAAAAAAAAVAAAPPAPAAASTVDTAALKQPPAPPPPPPPVSAPAAEAAPPVSAATIAAAAATAVVAPTSTVAVAPVASALEKKTKSKGPYICALCAKEFKNGYNLRRHEAIHTGAKAGRVPSGAMKMPTMVPLSLLSVPQLSGAGGGGGEAGAGGGAAAVAAGGVVTTTASGKRIRKNHACEMCGKAFRDVYHLNRHKLSHSDEKPYQCPVCQQRFKRKDRMSYHVRSHDGAVHKPYNCSHCGKSFSRPDHLNSHVRQVHSTERPFKCEKCEAAFATKDRLRAHTVRHEEKVPCHVCGKMLSSAYISDHMKVHSQGPHHVCELCNKGFTTAAYLRIHAVKDHGLQAPRADRILCKLCSVHCKTPAQLAGHMQTHLGGAAPPVPGDAPQPQPTC; from the exons ATGTTCCCCGTGTTCCCTTGCACGCTGCTGGCCCCCCCCTTCCCCGTGCTGGGCCTGGACTCCCGGGGGGTGGGCGGCCTCATGAACTCCTTCCCGCCACCTCAGGGTCACGCCCAGAACCCCCTGCAGGTCGGGGCTGAGCTCCAGTCCCGCTTCTTTGCCTCCCAGGGCTGCGCCCAGAGTCCATTCCAG GCCGCGCCGGCGCCCCCACCCACGCCCCAGCCCCCGGCGGCCGAGCCCCTCCAGGTGGACTTGCTCCCGGTTCTCGCCGCCGCCCAGGAgtccgccgccgccgcggccgccgccgccgccgccgctgccgccgccgccgtcgctgCTGCGCCCCCGGCCCCGGCCGCCGCCTCCACAGTGGACACAGCGGCTCTAAAGCAGCCGCcggcgcccccgccgccgcccccgccggtGTCGGCGCCCGCGGCCGAGGCCGCGCCTCCTGTTTCTGCCGCCACCATCGCCGCAGCCGCGGCCACCGCCGTCGTAGCCCCAACCTCGACGGTCGCCGTGGCCCCGGTCGCCTCTGCCTTGGAGAAGAAGACAAAGAGCAAGGGGCCCTACATCTGCGCTCTGTGCGCCAAGGAGTTCAAGAACGGCTACAATCTCCGGAGGCACGAGGCCATCCACACGGGAGCCAAGGCCGGCCGGGTCCCCTCGGGTGCTATGAAGATGCCCACCATGGTGCCCCTGAGCCTCCTGAGCGTGCCCCAGCTGAGCGGcgccggcgggggagggggagaagcggGTGCGGGCGGCGGAGCGGCCGCCGTGGCCGCGGGCGGCGTGGTCACCACCACCGCCTCGGGCAAGCGCATTCGGAAGAACCACGCCTGCGAGATGTGCGGCAAGGCCTTCCGCGACGTCTACCACCTGAACCGACACAAGCTGTCGCACTCGGACGAGAAGCCCTACCAGTGCCCGGTGTGCCAGCAGCGCTTCAAGCGCAAGGACCGCATGAGCTACCACGTGCGCTCACATGACGGCGCTGTGCACAAGCCCTACAACTGCTCCCACTGTGGCAAGAGCTTCTCCCG GCCGGATCACCTCAACAGTCACGTCAGACAAGTGCACTCAACAGAACGGCCCTTCAAGTGCGAG aaaTGTGAGGCAGCTTTTGCTACGAAGGACCGACTGCGGGCGCACACAGTACGACATGAGGAGAAGGTGCCGTGTCACGTGTGTGGCAAGATGCTGAGCTCGGCTTATATTTCGGACCACATGAAGGTGCACAGCCAGGGCCCTCACCATgtctgtgagctctgcaacaaaG GCTTCACCACAGCAGCATACCTGCGCATCCACGCGGTGAAGGACCACGGGCTCCAGGCCCCGCGGGCTGACCGCATCCTGTGCAAGCTGTGCAGCGTGCACTGCAAGACCCCTGCCCAGCTGGCCGGCCACATGCAGACCCATCTGGGGGGGGCCGCCCCCCCTGTCCCGGGAGACGCCCCCCAGCCACAGCCCACCTGCTGA
- the MAZ gene encoding myc-associated zinc finger protein isoform X4, with product MFPVFPCTLLAPPFPVLGLDSRGVGGLMNSFPPPQGHAQNPLQVGAELQSRFFASQGCAQSPFQAAPAPPPTPQPPAAEPLQVDLLPVLAAAQESAAAAAAAAAAAAAAAVAAAPPAPAAASTVDTAALKQPPAPPPPPPPVSAPAAEAAPPVSAATIAAAAATAVVAPTSTVAVAPVASALEKKTKSKGPYICALCAKEFKNGYNLRRHEAIHTGAKAGRVPSGAMKMPTMVPLSLLSVPQLSGAGGGGGEAGAGGGAAAVAAGGVVTTTASGKRIRKNHACEMCGKAFRDVYHLNRHKLSHSDEKPYQCPVCQQRFKRKDRMSYHVRSHDGAVHKPYNCSHCGKSFSRPDHLNSHVRQVHSTERPFKCETLSSHSHFLQIKDPRGSDSFNLLLPSPRSLKL from the exons ATGTTCCCCGTGTTCCCTTGCACGCTGCTGGCCCCCCCCTTCCCCGTGCTGGGCCTGGACTCCCGGGGGGTGGGCGGCCTCATGAACTCCTTCCCGCCACCTCAGGGTCACGCCCAGAACCCCCTGCAGGTCGGGGCTGAGCTCCAGTCCCGCTTCTTTGCCTCCCAGGGCTGCGCCCAGAGTCCATTCCAG GCCGCGCCGGCGCCCCCACCCACGCCCCAGCCCCCGGCGGCCGAGCCCCTCCAGGTGGACTTGCTCCCGGTTCTCGCCGCCGCCCAGGAgtccgccgccgccgcggccgccgccgccgccgccgctgccgccgccgccgtcgctgCTGCGCCCCCGGCCCCGGCCGCCGCCTCCACAGTGGACACAGCGGCTCTAAAGCAGCCGCcggcgcccccgccgccgcccccgccggtGTCGGCGCCCGCGGCCGAGGCCGCGCCTCCTGTTTCTGCCGCCACCATCGCCGCAGCCGCGGCCACCGCCGTCGTAGCCCCAACCTCGACGGTCGCCGTGGCCCCGGTCGCCTCTGCCTTGGAGAAGAAGACAAAGAGCAAGGGGCCCTACATCTGCGCTCTGTGCGCCAAGGAGTTCAAGAACGGCTACAATCTCCGGAGGCACGAGGCCATCCACACGGGAGCCAAGGCCGGCCGGGTCCCCTCGGGTGCTATGAAGATGCCCACCATGGTGCCCCTGAGCCTCCTGAGCGTGCCCCAGCTGAGCGGcgccggcgggggagggggagaagcggGTGCGGGCGGCGGAGCGGCCGCCGTGGCCGCGGGCGGCGTGGTCACCACCACCGCCTCGGGCAAGCGCATTCGGAAGAACCACGCCTGCGAGATGTGCGGCAAGGCCTTCCGCGACGTCTACCACCTGAACCGACACAAGCTGTCGCACTCGGACGAGAAGCCCTACCAGTGCCCGGTGTGCCAGCAGCGCTTCAAGCGCAAGGACCGCATGAGCTACCACGTGCGCTCACATGACGGCGCTGTGCACAAGCCCTACAACTGCTCCCACTGTGGCAAGAGCTTCTCCCG GCCGGATCACCTCAACAGTCACGTCAGACAAGTGCACTCAACAGAACGGCCCTTCAAGTGCGAG ACCTTGTCATCTCACTCCCATTTCCTACAGATCAAAGACCCCCGAGGTTCTGATTCCTTTAACCTCTTGctcccctctccccgctccctGAAGCTTTAA
- the MAZ gene encoding myc-associated zinc finger protein isoform X5: MFPVFPCTLLAPPFPVLGLDSRGVGGLMNSFPPPQGHAQNPLQVGAELQSRFFASQGCAQSPFQAAPAPPPTPQPPAAEPLQVDLLPVLAAAQESAAAAAAAAAAAAAAAVAAAPPAPAAASTVDTAALKQPPAPPPPPPPVSAPAAEAAPPVSAATIAAAAATAVVAPTSTVAVAPVASALEKKTKSKGPYICALCAKEFKNGYNLRRHEAIHTGAKAGRVPSGAMKMPTMVPLSLLSVPQLSGAGGGGGEAGAGGGAAAVAAGGVVTTTASGKRIRKNHACEMCGKAFRDVYHLNRHKLSHSDEKPYQCPVCQQRFKRKDRMSYHVRSHDGAVHKPYNCSHCGKSFSRPDHLNSHVRQVHSTERPFKCEKCEAAFATKDRLRAHTVRHEEKVPCHVCGKMLSSAYISDHMKVHSQGPHHVCELCNKGTGEVCPMAAAAAAAAAAAAAAAVAAPPTAVGSLSGAEGVPVSSQPLPSQPW, from the exons ATGTTCCCCGTGTTCCCTTGCACGCTGCTGGCCCCCCCCTTCCCCGTGCTGGGCCTGGACTCCCGGGGGGTGGGCGGCCTCATGAACTCCTTCCCGCCACCTCAGGGTCACGCCCAGAACCCCCTGCAGGTCGGGGCTGAGCTCCAGTCCCGCTTCTTTGCCTCCCAGGGCTGCGCCCAGAGTCCATTCCAG GCCGCGCCGGCGCCCCCACCCACGCCCCAGCCCCCGGCGGCCGAGCCCCTCCAGGTGGACTTGCTCCCGGTTCTCGCCGCCGCCCAGGAgtccgccgccgccgcggccgccgccgccgccgccgctgccgccgccgccgtcgctgCTGCGCCCCCGGCCCCGGCCGCCGCCTCCACAGTGGACACAGCGGCTCTAAAGCAGCCGCcggcgcccccgccgccgcccccgccggtGTCGGCGCCCGCGGCCGAGGCCGCGCCTCCTGTTTCTGCCGCCACCATCGCCGCAGCCGCGGCCACCGCCGTCGTAGCCCCAACCTCGACGGTCGCCGTGGCCCCGGTCGCCTCTGCCTTGGAGAAGAAGACAAAGAGCAAGGGGCCCTACATCTGCGCTCTGTGCGCCAAGGAGTTCAAGAACGGCTACAATCTCCGGAGGCACGAGGCCATCCACACGGGAGCCAAGGCCGGCCGGGTCCCCTCGGGTGCTATGAAGATGCCCACCATGGTGCCCCTGAGCCTCCTGAGCGTGCCCCAGCTGAGCGGcgccggcgggggagggggagaagcggGTGCGGGCGGCGGAGCGGCCGCCGTGGCCGCGGGCGGCGTGGTCACCACCACCGCCTCGGGCAAGCGCATTCGGAAGAACCACGCCTGCGAGATGTGCGGCAAGGCCTTCCGCGACGTCTACCACCTGAACCGACACAAGCTGTCGCACTCGGACGAGAAGCCCTACCAGTGCCCGGTGTGCCAGCAGCGCTTCAAGCGCAAGGACCGCATGAGCTACCACGTGCGCTCACATGACGGCGCTGTGCACAAGCCCTACAACTGCTCCCACTGTGGCAAGAGCTTCTCCCG GCCGGATCACCTCAACAGTCACGTCAGACAAGTGCACTCAACAGAACGGCCCTTCAAGTGCGAG aaaTGTGAGGCAGCTTTTGCTACGAAGGACCGACTGCGGGCGCACACAGTACGACATGAGGAGAAGGTGCCGTGTCACGTGTGTGGCAAGATGCTGAGCTCGGCTTATATTTCGGACCACATGAAGGTGCACAGCCAGGGCCCTCACCATgtctgtgagctctgcaacaaaG GTACCGGTGAGGTCTGTCCTatggcggcagcggcggcggcggcggcggcagcagcagcggcggcagcagTGGCAGCCCCCCCCACAGCTGTGGGCTCCCTCTCGGGGGCTGAGGGGGTGCCTGTGAGCTCTCAGCCacttccctcccagcc